One Nitrospirota bacterium DNA window includes the following coding sequences:
- a CDS encoding cytochrome c biogenesis protein CcdA — MKDISYSLTFLSGVLSFLSPCVLPLVPSYVSYITGVSFEELTRGQNRQRIRRLTIKNSLAFIAGFSMVFILLGASTSLIGQLLYDYQDYLRIAGGILIIVFGLFIAGFLRLDFLMKEKKFHIHGRPMGYIGSFLIGMTFAIGWTPCVGPILGSILLYSGTKGSAVYGIKLLTVYSLGLAIPFFMSSLAINTFLSHTKVFYKFMRAIMILSGIVLIIFGIILITDRIGVLMSLFPDIGVEF; from the coding sequence ATGAAAGATATATCCTATTCTTTAACATTCCTTTCAGGTGTGTTGTCTTTTCTTTCGCCCTGTGTCTTACCCCTCGTTCCATCATATGTCTCATATATAACAGGCGTGTCTTTCGAGGAACTCACAAGAGGACAGAACCGCCAGAGGATAAGAAGGCTTACTATTAAGAATTCCCTTGCCTTTATAGCAGGCTTCTCTATGGTATTCATTCTGCTTGGAGCATCCACCTCACTCATAGGTCAACTGCTTTATGATTATCAGGACTACTTAAGGATAGCAGGTGGCATTCTCATAATCGTGTTTGGGCTTTTTATAGCAGGCTTTCTAAGGCTTGATTTTCTAATGAAGGAAAAGAAGTTTCACATACATGGAAGACCCATGGGCTATATAGGCTCATTTCTCATAGGCATGACCTTTGCAATAGGCTGGACTCCATGCGTAGGGCCAATATTGGGCTCGATACTGCTTTATTCAGGAACAAAGGGCTCGGCAGTATATGGCATCAAACTTCTTACGGTCTATTCGCTTGGTCTTGCTATCCCTTTTTTCATGTCATCGCTTGCCATTAACACCTTTTTAAGCCATACAAAGGTCTTCTATAAGTTCATGAGGGCAATAATGATTCTAAGTGGCATTGTCCTTATAATCTTCGGGATAATCCTGATTACAGACAGGATAGGTGTTCTTATGTCACTTTTTCCTGATATTGGAGTAGAATTTTAG
- the fdhF gene encoding formate dehydrogenase subunit alpha, translating into MEKFLTVCPYCGCGCGIYLHVEGRRITGVSSSRNHPVNRGSLCVKGWNSYEFVQHPERLRYPMIRENGSLRRASWKEALGTVAERLNRIKKTSQAESIGILSSAKCTNEENYLMMKFARAGVGTNNIDHCARLCHSATLGGLSVAFGAGAMTNSISEIRDARVIFVIGSNVTEQYPMVGRHMLDAVDRGATLIVADPRRTQIAELSHLHLRHRCGTDVALLLGIMNVIIEEGHVEREFVRRRTENFDAFEALLNSYPPETAERITGVSATDIRRTARIYATERRSMLFYSMGITQHITGSDNVRACADIVMLTGHIGLPMSGLNPLRGQNNVQGACDMGALPDFYSGYQPVSDIKARRKFERAWRRKLPETQGLTLMEMLNGNVKAMLIMGENPALSDPDLSHTRHRFEELEFLAVQDIFFSETCTYADVILPSASFAEKTGTFTNTERRIQLLRKAIEPPGEAMPDWQIICELSGLMGYGMHYRDTYEIMEEIALLTPSYGGIRHHRLEGGFGIQWPCPDISHLGTAYLHRKKFARGLGSFITVGYKPPSEVPDAQYPFLLTTGRLSFQYHTGTMSRRTCVLERDEPICKIEINPEDALTIGIKDKSPVKVSSRRAEIKAFAELTERVPKGTVFIPFHFRESAGNLLTSPALDPCAKIPELKVCAVKVEASDEHH; encoded by the coding sequence ATGGAAAAGTTTCTAACAGTGTGCCCATATTGTGGATGTGGATGTGGTATCTATCTTCATGTGGAGGGCAGAAGGATTACAGGTGTTTCTTCAAGCAGAAACCATCCTGTCAACAGAGGCAGTCTCTGCGTTAAAGGCTGGAACTCCTATGAATTCGTCCAACACCCTGAAAGGCTTCGTTATCCAATGATTAGGGAAAATGGCTCTCTGAGAAGGGCGTCATGGAAGGAAGCCTTAGGGACAGTGGCTGAAAGACTCAATCGCATAAAGAAGACCTCTCAAGCAGAGTCAATCGGAATCCTGAGTTCTGCAAAATGCACTAATGAAGAAAACTACCTCATGATGAAATTTGCAAGGGCAGGGGTTGGCACAAACAACATAGATCACTGTGCAAGGCTCTGCCACTCCGCAACATTAGGCGGACTTTCGGTTGCATTCGGAGCAGGTGCAATGACGAACTCCATAAGCGAGATAAGGGATGCACGCGTCATATTCGTTATTGGCTCAAATGTCACAGAGCAGTATCCAATGGTTGGGCGACACATGCTCGATGCAGTTGACAGGGGTGCAACCCTTATAGTGGCTGACCCGAGAAGGACACAGATAGCAGAGTTGAGCCATCTTCATCTCAGGCATAGATGTGGAACGGATGTTGCACTTTTGCTTGGCATCATGAATGTCATTATCGAGGAAGGTCATGTCGAAAGGGAGTTCGTAAGGAGAAGGACCGAGAATTTCGATGCCTTCGAGGCACTCCTTAATAGTTATCCGCCTGAGACTGCCGAAAGGATTACAGGCGTTAGTGCAACCGATATAAGACGGACGGCAAGGATTTATGCCACTGAAAGGCGCTCCATGCTTTTTTACTCGATGGGCATAACACAGCACATAACAGGCAGTGACAATGTCAGGGCATGCGCTGACATTGTAATGCTAACCGGACATATCGGTCTTCCGATGTCTGGGCTTAATCCCCTCAGGGGTCAGAACAATGTTCAGGGTGCATGCGATATGGGTGCACTGCCTGATTTCTATTCAGGGTATCAGCCTGTCTCTGACATAAAGGCAAGGAGAAAGTTCGAAAGGGCATGGAGGAGGAAACTGCCTGAAACTCAGGGGCTTACGCTAATGGAGATGCTTAATGGAAATGTAAAGGCAATGCTTATAATGGGAGAAAACCCCGCACTTTCAGACCCTGACCTGAGCCATACGAGGCATCGCTTCGAAGAATTAGAATTTTTGGCTGTGCAGGATATTTTCTTTTCAGAGACATGCACATATGCAGATGTCATCTTGCCATCGGCATCGTTTGCCGAAAAAACAGGCACATTCACAAACACAGAAAGAAGGATTCAGCTCCTGAGAAAAGCAATTGAGCCTCCGGGAGAGGCAATGCCTGACTGGCAGATTATATGCGAGCTTTCAGGGCTTATGGGCTATGGGATGCACTACAGGGACACCTATGAGATAATGGAGGAGATTGCACTTCTTACCCCATCTTATGGAGGCATAAGGCATCACAGGCTCGAAGGAGGATTTGGCATTCAGTGGCCATGCCCAGACATCTCACATTTAGGCACAGCTTATCTACATAGGAAAAAATTCGCAAGAGGACTTGGCTCTTTCATAACAGTTGGCTATAAGCCTCCGTCTGAGGTTCCTGATGCCCAATACCCGTTTTTGCTTACAACAGGAAGGCTCTCTTTTCAGTATCACACAGGCACGATGTCAAGAAGGACATGTGTCCTAGAAAGGGATGAGCCTATCTGTAAGATAGAGATAAACCCAGAGGATGCCCTGACAATAGGCATAAAGGATAAATCTCCTGTTAAAGTGTCTTCGAGAAGGGCAGAGATAAAAGCCTTTGCAGAGCTCACTGAGAGGGTCCCTAAAGGAACGGTCTTTATACCCTTTCACTTCAGGGAGTCAGCAGGGAACCTTCTTACGAGCCCGGCATTAGACCCATGTGCAAAGATACCTGAGCTTAAGGTGTGTGCAGTAAAGGTGGAGGCATCCGATGAGCATCATTAA
- a CDS encoding AAA family ATPase, translating into MAFVIALAGKGGTGKTTIAALTVRYLIEKRKSPVLAVDADSNSCLNESLGVSVHQTVGGMREESLQTIRAGKDRSGGMSMEGLFDYQVQQSVIEAKGFDLIVMGRPEGPGCYCAANNIIRKYTDKLSEQYPYVVIDNEAGMEHLSRRTTHKVDLLLIISDPTVRGIQTAKRINSLVDELGLDIGKMALIINRVREGGGELVDYARGLGLHVAGILPEDSAIFDYDLSGKPIIELPSETSSMKAVFEILDSMEIP; encoded by the coding sequence ATGGCATTCGTAATAGCATTGGCTGGTAAGGGTGGAACAGGTAAGACCACAATCGCCGCACTCACAGTAAGATACCTCATCGAGAAAAGAAAAAGCCCTGTGCTTGCAGTTGATGCTGACAGTAACTCATGTCTTAATGAGTCATTAGGGGTTAGTGTCCATCAGACAGTTGGCGGAATGAGGGAGGAATCCCTTCAGACCATAAGGGCAGGCAAAGACCGTTCCGGTGGTATGAGCATGGAGGGGCTTTTTGATTATCAGGTTCAGCAGTCGGTGATTGAGGCAAAGGGGTTTGACCTCATTGTTATGGGAAGGCCCGAAGGACCGGGCTGTTATTGTGCGGCAAATAATATCATAAGAAAATACACTGATAAGCTTTCAGAGCAATATCCCTATGTTGTCATTGACAATGAGGCAGGCATGGAGCATCTCTCAAGAAGAACAACACATAAGGTTGACCTTCTTTTAATTATAAGCGACCCAACTGTTAGAGGAATACAGACTGCAAAAAGAATAAACAGCCTTGTTGATGAGCTTGGGCTCGATATCGGCAAAATGGCACTTATAATAAACAGGGTTCGTGAAGGAGGCGGTGAGCTTGTTGACTATGCCAGAGGTTTGGGTCTTCATGTAGCAGGCATTCTTCCTGAAGACAGTGCTATTTTTGACTATGACCTTAGTGGAAAGCCGATAATTGAGCTTCCTTCCGAGACTTCCTCTATGAAGGCAGTTTTTGAGATACTTGATTCCATGGAGATTCCTTAA
- a CDS encoding MogA/MoaB family molybdenum cofactor biosynthesis protein, with protein MTAAILTLSDKGSKGKRMDESGPIIRNMLKGIGFEVKHYKILPDERNLIKNALIKYSKKVSLIITTGGTGLSPRDVTPEATKEVIDKEVPGISEAIRLYGVKKTKRAMLSRGVAGIRDKTLIINLPGSPKAVKEGMTAIIDVIPHAVEKLRGSCIECAR; from the coding sequence ATGACTGCCGCTATACTTACATTAAGCGATAAAGGCTCAAAGGGTAAGAGAATGGATGAAAGTGGCCCCATAATCAGGAATATGCTTAAAGGCATTGGGTTTGAGGTCAAACACTATAAGATTCTTCCTGATGAAAGAAACCTGATAAAGAATGCCCTTATTAAGTATTCAAAAAAGGTAAGTCTTATCATAACAACAGGAGGCACAGGCTTGAGCCCAAGAGATGTAACGCCAGAGGCAACCAAAGAGGTTATAGATAAAGAAGTCCCTGGCATTTCTGAGGCAATAAGGCTTTACGGAGTCAAAAAGACTAAAAGGGCAATGCTTTCAAGAGGGGTGGCAGGCATAAGGGATAAGACCCTGATAATAAATCTTCCTGGCTCTCCAAAGGCAGTCAAAGAAGGCATGACCGCTATCATAGATGTTATCCCTCATGCAGTTGAGAAACTGAGGGGAAGTTGCATCGAGTGTGCAAGATGA
- the panB gene encoding 3-methyl-2-oxobutanoate hydroxymethyltransferase, whose translation MQKITVQDFLKKKQERKKITMLTAYDYPFAQIVDEAGMDAILVGDSLGMVIQGLPNTLPVTMDEMLYHTKMVVRAVKNAMVIGDMPFMSYQTGISDAVRNAGRFLKEGGASAVKIEGGREVVEQIRAMTKSDIPVMAHIGLTPQSIHRMGGYKVQGKTEEAQKRLLEEASRVEDSGAFALLLEAIPIELSREITETLTIPTIGIGAGPHCDGQVLVLHDILGLFERFVPRFVKRYVNLKEMSLNAIKAYKEDVEKGIFPSESESFK comes from the coding sequence ATGCAAAAAATAACTGTTCAGGATTTCTTAAAGAAAAAGCAGGAGCGAAAAAAGATAACCATGCTCACTGCCTATGACTATCCGTTTGCACAGATTGTAGATGAGGCAGGCATGGATGCTATATTGGTTGGAGATTCCTTAGGAATGGTCATTCAGGGGCTTCCTAACACACTTCCTGTTACGATGGATGAGATGCTATATCATACAAAGATGGTTGTAAGGGCAGTGAAAAATGCAATGGTCATAGGAGACATGCCTTTCATGTCATATCAGACAGGCATATCCGATGCAGTAAGAAACGCAGGCAGGTTTCTTAAAGAAGGAGGGGCATCTGCCGTAAAAATAGAAGGAGGCAGAGAGGTCGTCGAGCAAATAAGGGCTATGACTAAATCCGATATACCTGTCATGGCACACATAGGGCTTACACCCCAGTCCATACACAGAATGGGTGGATATAAGGTTCAGGGCAAAACAGAAGAGGCTCAAAAAAGGCTTCTCGAAGAGGCATCGCGGGTTGAGGATTCAGGTGCATTCGCACTCTTGCTTGAGGCAATACCAATAGAGCTTTCAAGGGAAATCACAGAAACCCTCACCATACCAACGATTGGCATTGGAGCAGGACCGCACTGTGATGGTCAGGTGCTTGTCCTACATGACATATTAGGCTTATTCGAGAGGTTCGTGCCAAGGTTTGTGAAGAGATATGTAAATCTGAAAGAGATGTCGCTTAATGCTATAAAGGCATACAAAGAAGATGTCGAAAAAGGCATATTCCCTTCGGAAAGCGAAAGCTTTAAATAA
- a CDS encoding AMP-binding protein, producing MNKVISISLYKHESGRTAFNYYKEGWHTITYGEFMEKTTALSSYLINKGIRKGQKVAIISENRYEWCSAFLAIVSIGAISVPIDVSLTPDEIDAILMDSETKLIFHSEQAQPPRGFEPTLNFDSKEFALVVSAKPPFPHVNEDDIAVLVYTSGTTGIPKAVMLTHKNLYSDIDALIKAGVIDKADNVLSALPLHHTYALMCTFLLPISLGAEITYPRSLKGPELVSDIKEKAVTIFISVPRMLELIRQRLMERLRKQAFPIKWLLISAFWLFSRLRRTWDINIGKVIFSPVHRAFGRQLKFIASGGARLEPEVMKDLEALGFTILEGYGLTETSPVVTFNPSQRRKPGSVGKPLSSVEIKIINPTSQGEGEVAIKCPMLMKGYYKNQKATDSVIKDGFLLSGDLGYLDTEGYLFLTGRKKDLIVLSSGKNVYPEEVERQYSSISLIKELCVMADAGRLKAIIVPDMEYAKKEQIGNINEALRWQINMVSQKLPPHMRLLGYTLYPQALPKTPIGKLRRFMIKDLLKAKLPMPEEDRTLTQDETGRKVIECLMPLLEERRYVQSKDNLELDLGLDSLKRLELIVSLEKALSMKLPETLASEVQTVQELTEKLRSLKAIPSLWQEAPTLDLLKAIIEKEPDYEEKKKAGFKRTAFEWPLTALTASIVKILFKIFFRLKIKGIENLPAMPFIIASNHTSYLDGFAIVGGIPLKILKNLYIQGYQRYFRGKLTSVFARLSHVILIDPETYLSKAVQLSAYALKKGGCLLIFPEGGRSFDGELMPFKKGIGILSVLLNVPVVPLKVSGTFKILPRGARIPRWGRITLTFGKPIMPLEVDLSKRPEGMDEYQFFSDMLRDIIERT from the coding sequence ATGAACAAGGTTATTTCCATTAGCCTTTATAAACACGAATCTGGCAGGACTGCATTCAATTACTATAAGGAGGGATGGCACACCATTACATATGGAGAGTTCATGGAAAAGACAACTGCCCTCTCCTCATATCTTATAAATAAAGGGATAAGGAAAGGACAGAAGGTAGCCATAATCTCGGAAAATAGGTATGAATGGTGCTCTGCATTTCTTGCAATAGTTTCCATAGGGGCTATCTCGGTTCCAATAGATGTCAGCCTTACACCGGATGAGATTGATGCAATCCTCATGGACTCAGAGACAAAGCTTATATTCCATAGTGAGCAGGCACAGCCTCCACGAGGATTCGAGCCTACCTTAAATTTCGACTCAAAGGAATTTGCCTTAGTTGTCTCGGCTAAGCCTCCTTTTCCTCATGTAAACGAAGACGACATAGCGGTTTTGGTTTATACATCAGGCACAACAGGCATTCCAAAGGCAGTGATGCTTACTCATAAAAACCTATACTCAGACATAGATGCCCTTATAAAGGCAGGGGTTATAGATAAAGCTGACAATGTGCTTTCAGCCCTTCCCCTTCATCATACATATGCCCTTATGTGCACATTCCTTCTGCCTATATCTCTTGGAGCAGAGATAACTTATCCAAGAAGTCTTAAAGGCCCCGAGCTTGTCTCCGATATAAAGGAAAAAGCAGTCACTATATTTATCTCAGTGCCGAGGATGCTTGAGCTTATAAGGCAGAGGCTTATGGAGAGGCTTCGGAAACAGGCATTCCCTATTAAATGGCTTTTGATTTCGGCTTTTTGGCTTTTTAGCAGGCTAAGAAGAACATGGGATATTAATATAGGTAAGGTTATCTTTAGTCCTGTTCACAGGGCATTTGGAAGGCAATTGAAGTTCATAGCATCTGGCGGGGCAAGGCTTGAGCCTGAGGTAATGAAAGACCTCGAGGCATTGGGCTTTACTATACTTGAAGGCTACGGTCTTACAGAGACATCTCCTGTAGTGACATTTAACCCGTCCCAAAGGAGAAAGCCCGGCTCAGTAGGAAAACCCCTTTCATCTGTTGAGATAAAGATAATAAACCCCACATCTCAAGGTGAAGGAGAGGTTGCCATAAAATGCCCTATGCTCATGAAAGGCTATTATAAAAACCAGAAGGCAACCGATAGTGTCATTAAAGACGGCTTCTTACTGAGCGGAGACCTCGGCTATTTAGACACAGAAGGCTATCTTTTCCTTACAGGACGTAAAAAAGATCTGATAGTCCTTTCATCAGGGAAGAATGTTTATCCAGAGGAGGTTGAAAGGCAATATAGCAGTATCTCCCTTATTAAGGAGCTCTGCGTTATGGCAGATGCAGGCAGACTAAAAGCAATTATAGTGCCTGATATGGAATATGCAAAAAAGGAGCAGATTGGTAATATAAATGAGGCATTAAGATGGCAGATTAATATGGTCTCACAGAAACTCCCTCCTCATATGAGGCTCCTTGGATACACCCTTTATCCTCAAGCACTTCCAAAAACACCAATTGGCAAATTAAGAAGGTTCATGATAAAAGACCTTTTAAAAGCAAAACTACCCATGCCTGAGGAGGACAGGACACTCACACAGGATGAAACAGGCAGAAAGGTCATCGAATGCCTTATGCCTCTTCTCGAGGAGAGGAGATATGTTCAATCAAAAGACAATCTCGAGCTTGACCTTGGATTAGATTCCCTTAAGAGGCTTGAGCTTATCGTCTCTTTGGAGAAGGCATTGTCAATGAAACTTCCAGAGACCCTTGCCTCAGAGGTCCAGACAGTCCAAGAGCTAACGGAAAAATTACGCTCTCTTAAGGCAATTCCCTCTCTATGGCAGGAAGCACCGACCCTTGACCTCCTAAAAGCAATTATCGAAAAAGAGCCAGACTATGAAGAGAAAAAGAAGGCTGGATTTAAAAGAACTGCCTTTGAATGGCCCCTTACAGCACTTACTGCAAGCATCGTAAAAATCCTCTTCAAGATATTCTTCAGGCTTAAGATTAAGGGAATCGAAAACCTTCCTGCAATGCCTTTCATCATAGCATCGAACCACACAAGCTATCTCGATGGCTTTGCCATCGTAGGAGGCATTCCGCTTAAGATTTTAAAAAACCTTTACATTCAGGGCTACCAGAGATACTTTAGGGGAAAACTAACCTCTGTCTTTGCAAGGCTTAGCCATGTAATACTCATAGACCCTGAGACTTATCTTAGTAAGGCAGTCCAGCTTTCAGCATATGCCTTAAAAAAAGGCGGATGCCTCCTTATATTTCCTGAAGGAGGAAGGTCATTTGATGGAGAGCTTATGCCATTTAAAAAAGGCATAGGGATTCTTTCGGTTTTACTTAATGTGCCGGTTGTTCCTTTAAAGGTAAGTGGCACATTCAAGATACTTCCAAGAGGTGCAAGGATTCCAAGATGGGGCAGGATAACCCTTACATTCGGCAAACCCATCATGCCGCTTGAGGTTGATTTATCCAAAAGACCAGAGGGGATGGATGAATATCAGTTTTTTTCCGATATGCTGAGAGATATAATAGAAAGGACTTAG
- a CDS encoding cytochrome C: MRYLKIFITIGFVLALLGIAQAGTAKSVCIECHKKVTPGIVKQHLEGKMSKAGIDCSTCHGNEHSKMDDAHRAKMPTPETCEGCHSKQAGQFKEGKHHLAWIAAISMPMWTQQPKAVVGTGYKGCSGCHKVGIKPEPERHSYRYGNAQCDSCHTRHAFKKAEALDPRACQTCHMGFDHPQWEMWSTSKHGTIWQIEGSKSKRAPTCQTCHMPGGDHAVMTAWGFLALRLPEEDKGWLNDRVTILQALGVLDDKGNPTERLEVVKAGKVARLTKEEFAKEREKMLKVCSGCHGAGYAKAQLEAGDMIIRDADLVFANAIREVQGLYKDGVLKKPDTWTVAPDLLQFYEAKTSIEQDLYLMFLEYRMRAFQGAFHMNPDYMHWYGWAPLKETLQKIKDEAEALRKEKK, encoded by the coding sequence ATGAGGTATCTAAAGATTTTTATAACAATCGGGTTTGTCCTTGCCCTATTAGGCATAGCCCAGGCAGGAACTGCAAAAAGCGTATGTATCGAATGCCATAAGAAGGTCACACCCGGCATTGTGAAACAGCATCTCGAAGGAAAGATGTCAAAGGCAGGGATTGATTGTTCGACATGTCATGGCAATGAGCATAGCAAGATGGATGATGCTCATCGGGCAAAAATGCCCACTCCTGAGACATGCGAAGGCTGTCATTCAAAGCAGGCAGGACAATTTAAGGAAGGAAAGCATCATCTGGCATGGATAGCAGCCATTTCAATGCCTATGTGGACCCAACAGCCAAAGGCAGTCGTTGGCACAGGCTACAAGGGATGCTCAGGATGCCACAAGGTTGGCATAAAGCCTGAACCTGAAAGACATAGTTACCGTTATGGAAATGCCCAGTGCGATTCCTGCCATACGAGACATGCGTTTAAGAAGGCAGAGGCACTTGACCCGAGGGCATGTCAGACCTGCCATATGGGCTTTGACCATCCACAATGGGAGATGTGGTCAACATCAAAGCACGGCACAATCTGGCAGATAGAAGGCAGTAAAAGCAAAAGGGCACCTACATGTCAGACATGCCATATGCCCGGTGGAGACCATGCCGTTATGACTGCATGGGGTTTTCTTGCACTCAGGCTTCCAGAGGAGGACAAAGGCTGGCTTAATGACAGGGTTACCATCCTTCAGGCATTAGGTGTGCTCGACGATAAAGGAAACCCAACAGAAAGACTTGAGGTTGTAAAGGCAGGCAAGGTCGCAAGGCTTACAAAAGAGGAGTTCGCAAAGGAAAGAGAAAAGATGCTCAAGGTCTGTAGTGGCTGTCATGGTGCGGGATATGCAAAGGCACAGCTTGAGGCAGGTGATATGATTATAAGGGATGCTGATTTAGTTTTTGCAAACGCTATAAGAGAGGTGCAGGGGCTTTATAAAGACGGGGTGCTTAAGAAGCCTGATACATGGACTGTTGCACCTGACCTTTTACAGTTCTATGAGGCAAAAACCTCTATAGAGCAGGACCTTTATCTCATGTTCCTCGAATACAGGATGAGGGCATTTCAGGGTGCATTCCACATGAACCCTGACTATATGCACTGGTATGGCTGGGCTCCGCTGAAAGAAACACTCCAAAAGATAAAGGATGAGGCAGAGGCATTAAGGAAGGAGAAAAAGTAA
- a CDS encoding helix-turn-helix domain-containing protein yields the protein METTRLLKTLGDKIRTVRKAKKISQEKLAELSGLHPTYISDIENGKVNASIYSYYMIANALGTPLSELLTLPSDKIKRKTENEIAEILTLLRGLSRKKQAILLPAIKGLISGLRSAKS from the coding sequence ATGGAGACTACCAGACTTCTTAAGACCCTCGGAGACAAAATCAGAACAGTAAGAAAGGCAAAAAAGATTTCACAGGAAAAGCTCGCAGAGCTTTCAGGACTTCATCCAACATATATCAGCGACATTGAAAATGGCAAGGTTAACGCCTCTATATATAGTTATTACATGATAGCGAATGCCTTGGGGACACCCCTCTCAGAGCTTCTAACCCTTCCATCTGATAAAATTAAAAGAAAAACTGAAAATGAAATAGCGGAGATATTAACCCTGCTCCGAGGGTTAAGCAGAAAGAAGCAGGCAATTTTACTGCCTGCCATAAAAGGGCTTATCTCAGGGTTAAGGTCTGCTAAATCTTAA
- a CDS encoding MOSC domain-containing protein: MIKGKVISINISKAKGMRKSPVSEVTILPDFGIQGDAHAGGDPKRQVSLLALESIKKMNDLGLNVSAGDFAENITTEGIDLLKLSVGTKMLIGDIEAEVTQIGKECHRRCSIYYQAGDCIMPKEGIFVKIFKGGSLKVGSRIRIK; the protein is encoded by the coding sequence ATGATTAAAGGAAAGGTCATCTCCATAAATATAAGCAAAGCTAAGGGAATGCGCAAGAGCCCTGTGAGTGAGGTAACTATACTTCCTGACTTTGGCATCCAAGGCGATGCCCATGCAGGAGGAGACCCTAAAAGGCAGGTAAGTCTTCTTGCTTTAGAAAGCATAAAGAAGATGAATGACCTTGGGCTTAATGTATCTGCAGGGGATTTTGCCGAAAACATAACCACTGAGGGCATAGACCTCCTTAAGCTTTCAGTCGGAACAAAAATGCTTATAGGCGATATTGAGGCAGAGGTAACTCAGATAGGAAAAGAATGCCATAGAAGATGCTCTATCTATTATCAGGCAGGTGACTGTATTATGCCAAAAGAGGGAATATTCGTTAAGATATTTAAAGGAGGAAGCCTAAAAGTAGGGAGTAGGATAAGGATAAAATGA
- a CDS encoding PIN domain-containing protein, whose product MFTGVDTGFFFALQNEHPSAIDVWENQPIVTSAVVLYELQRKLLQKRFEGWKTVIEDIEKSVLVVPITKDIALKASHIAHVTGMPGLDVLILCSLLEAGCKEIYTMDSHFELYRGKGVKIINLG is encoded by the coding sequence ATGTTCACAGGAGTTGATACAGGCTTTTTCTTTGCACTTCAAAATGAGCACCCTTCTGCCATAGATGTCTGGGAAAATCAGCCAATTGTAACATCCGCTGTTGTGCTGTATGAGCTACAGAGAAAACTGCTTCAGAAGAGATTTGAAGGATGGAAAACGGTTATTGAGGATATTGAAAAATCGGTATTGGTAGTTCCGATTACAAAAGACATTGCTTTAAAGGCGAGCCATATTGCCCATGTTACAGGTATGCCGGGACTGGATGTCTTAATCCTCTGCTCTTTGCTTGAGGCTGGGTGTAAGGAGATCTATACAATGGACTCTCATTTTGAGCTGTATCGCGGGAAAGGAGTTAAGATTATTAATTTAGGGTAG